The sequence GTGTGAGCGGTGCGGATGTTCAGACTGTGGGTTCGTCCCCCGTCTCAGCTACCGAACAGAGCTTGTCCATGTCTCGGACCTCCGTGTCTCCCCCCACCGCTGACTCCGCGGCCCCCACCGGACCCTCGACGGACTCCGCGCTCACCCACGGTCTCAAACAGCGCCACCTCTCGATGATCGCCCTCGGCGGGGTCATCGGCGCCGGGCTCTTCGTGGGCTCCGGGGCCGGGATCGCCGCCGCCGGGCCCTCGATCGTCGTCGCGTACGCGCTCTCCGGGCTGCTCGTCATGATGGTGATGCGCATGCTCGGCGAGATGTCCGCCGCCAACCCGGCCTCCGGCTCCTTCTCCGTGCACGCCGAACGGGCGATCGGCCCCTGGGCCGGGTTCACCGCGGGCTGGTCCTTCTGGTTCCTGCTCTGCGTGGCCGTCGGGCTGGAGGGCATCGGCGCCGCCCAGATCGTCAGCGGCTGGCTGCCCGGGACGCCGGAGTGGGCCTGGGTCGCCCTCTTCATGGTGGTCTTCCTGGGGACGAACCTGGCGGCCGTGAAGAATTTCGGTGAGTTCGAGTTCTGGTTCGCCGCCCTGAAGGTCATCGCGATCACCCTGTTCCTGGTGCTCGGCCTGCTCGCGATCCTCGGCGTGCTCCCGGACACGGACGCGCCCGGCCTGACCAACCTCACCGGCGACGGCGGCTTCCTGCCCAAGGGCATGGACGGCTTCATCATCGGACTCCTCGCCTCCGTCTTCGCGTACGGCGGTCTGGAGACCGTCACCATCGCCGCCGCCGAGTCGGAGAACCCGGTGCAGGGCGTGGCGAAGGCGGTCCGTACGGCGATGTGGCGCATCGCGGTCTTCTACATCGGCTCCATGGCCGTCATCGTCACCCTGGTCCCCTGGGACGACCCGAAGGTCGCCGAGGTCGGCCCCTTCTACGCGATGCTGGACCACCTGGGCATCGGCGGTGCCGCG is a genomic window of Streptomyces sp. SID8374 containing:
- a CDS encoding amino acid permease, translating into MSRTSVSPPTADSAAPTGPSTDSALTHGLKQRHLSMIALGGVIGAGLFVGSGAGIAAAGPSIVVAYALSGLLVMMVMRMLGEMSAANPASGSFSVHAERAIGPWAGFTAGWSFWFLLCVAVGLEGIGAAQIVSGWLPGTPEWAWVALFMVVFLGTNLAAVKNFGEFEFWFAALKVIAITLFLVLGLLAILGVLPDTDAPGLTNLTGDGGFLPKGMDGFIIGLLASVFAYGGLETVTIAAAESENPVQGVAKAVRTAMWRIAVFYIGSMAVIVTLVPWDDPKVAEVGPFYAMLDHLGIGGAAQIMNVVILIALLSAMNANIYGASRMARSLVARGQGPALLGRISSGVPRNAVLFSSVFGFLCVLLSYWRPDDVFPWLLNMIGAVILVVWIFIAVSQLILRRRTERETPEKLVVRMWLFPVLTIVALAGMAAIFLLMLRQPDTRDQLLATGALTAVLIVIGVVRQRRRRDGEAAAEIPAQRT